A region of Polyangiaceae bacterium DNA encodes the following proteins:
- a CDS encoding CoA activase, with translation MNVHELVIGMDVGSTTVKAVVLHPDTLDILWHDYQRHHTKQPEKVLELLEAILAAFPDQPADRWRIFLTGSGAGPLAPPTGGKFVQEVNAVTLAVERKHPDVLSVIELGGQDAKIIMFKEDKNSGQKTALASMNDKCASGTGATIDKCMIKVGAEPGFATSLHFDDSKLHHVAAKCGVFAETDIVNLVKAGIPKDEVLNSLADAIVLQNLSVLTRGNTLKGRVLLLGGPNTYLPFLKECWQKRIPETWRDRGYDYPKDVPIEEQIFVPEKSDLYAAFGAAAYGMSEGGDAGRFAGVEALRDFITHGRRARLGEQAGPPLSAGEQETSEFVETYRVPKFEPARLEPGQVVRAVIGLDGGSTSSKAVLVDEDGTILAKAYQLSKGNPIKDAKELVQNLKEQIEGQGAKLDCLGFGATGYAADVLDECVLADVNVVETVAHMMSAVHYFGDVDVICDIGGQDIKVLFMKNGDIQNFKLSNSCSAGNGMLLQAMADQFGLPVTAYAENAFKAELAPKFSYGCAVFLDTDRVNFQKEGFQKEELLAGLAQVLPKNVWQYVVQIPRLASLGRKFVLQGGTQYNMAAVKAQVDYIKQRVPDAEVYVHPHTGEAGAIGAAMETLRRFKRSGTSRFIGVEGLLALDYTTKNDEETVCHFCANECKRTFIDAKRPDGSTARYISGFSCEKGTVESKEAMLSLVAERKKIAAAFPNLVEYEARRAFQHFYEPEPMPEAGSPLEDVRVKRGLLRVKRETFTRPFQRSSREAWEARKRARIGMPRVLNMYSTAPFFRTYFEALGVPKQNVVFSEPTNEEMWVEGGKYGSVDPCFPSKVVQAHVHNLLFRKHEPERDKPLTHIFFPILTHVPNFVKDTMDNASCPIVAGTPDVMKAAFTKEVDFFAQRGIEYLDPALSFTEPTLLAKRMFETWGPCLGLTEDESDHAAREGWKALQAFEDDLQDKGLAILETVEHEDRIAILVINRPYHSDPGLNHGIPEEFQVLGYPILSIRSIPKDPKWLGRFFEKDLNDGRMKHPLELGHVWPENYSANSTQKVWAATFAARHPNVAVLDLSSFKCGHDAPTYGLIDTILQTAKTPAAALHDLDANKPGGSIKIRVKTYAHSLRLQQERLEDLSSKRRELEVAIDRKRLELLELKRRQLDALKRTDPSLNDQIEELGAKLRAYEAPPLPVELPKNVVRLGKKQDGRVVPVQNAPTAIPAE, from the coding sequence ATGAACGTGCACGAACTGGTCATCGGCATGGACGTCGGCTCCACCACCGTCAAGGCGGTGGTCCTGCACCCCGACACGCTCGACATCCTCTGGCACGACTATCAACGCCACCACACCAAGCAGCCCGAGAAGGTGCTCGAGTTGCTCGAGGCCATCCTGGCGGCGTTCCCCGATCAACCGGCGGACCGCTGGCGCATCTTCCTGACCGGCTCCGGCGCGGGACCCCTGGCTCCGCCCACCGGCGGGAAGTTCGTTCAGGAGGTCAACGCGGTGACGCTGGCCGTGGAGCGCAAGCACCCCGACGTGCTCAGCGTCATCGAGCTCGGCGGACAAGACGCCAAGATCATCATGTTCAAGGAGGACAAGAACAGCGGGCAGAAGACCGCTCTCGCCTCCATGAACGACAAGTGCGCCAGCGGCACCGGCGCCACCATCGACAAGTGCATGATCAAAGTCGGGGCCGAGCCGGGCTTCGCCACTTCGCTGCACTTCGACGACAGCAAGCTGCACCACGTCGCGGCCAAGTGCGGCGTGTTCGCCGAGACGGACATCGTCAACCTGGTGAAGGCCGGCATCCCCAAGGACGAGGTGCTGAACTCCCTGGCGGACGCCATCGTGCTCCAGAACCTGTCGGTCTTGACCCGGGGCAACACGCTGAAGGGTCGCGTGCTCTTGCTCGGTGGACCGAACACCTACCTGCCCTTCCTGAAGGAGTGCTGGCAGAAGCGCATCCCGGAGACCTGGCGCGACCGCGGCTACGACTACCCGAAGGACGTGCCCATCGAGGAGCAGATCTTCGTCCCCGAGAAGAGCGACCTCTACGCCGCCTTCGGCGCCGCGGCCTACGGCATGAGCGAAGGGGGCGACGCGGGCCGCTTCGCCGGCGTCGAGGCGCTGCGCGACTTCATCACCCACGGCCGCCGCGCGCGCCTGGGCGAGCAGGCTGGGCCCCCGCTCTCCGCGGGCGAGCAGGAGACCAGCGAGTTCGTCGAGACCTACCGCGTGCCGAAGTTCGAGCCCGCACGCCTCGAGCCGGGGCAGGTCGTGCGCGCCGTGATTGGCCTGGACGGCGGCTCGACCAGCAGCAAGGCCGTGCTGGTGGACGAGGACGGGACCATCCTGGCCAAGGCCTATCAGCTCTCCAAGGGCAACCCGATCAAGGACGCCAAGGAGCTGGTCCAGAACCTGAAGGAGCAGATCGAGGGGCAAGGCGCCAAGCTCGACTGCCTGGGCTTCGGCGCCACCGGTTACGCCGCCGACGTGCTCGACGAGTGCGTGTTGGCGGACGTGAACGTCGTCGAGACCGTCGCGCACATGATGAGCGCGGTCCACTACTTCGGTGACGTGGACGTGATCTGCGACATCGGCGGGCAGGACATCAAGGTCCTGTTCATGAAGAACGGCGACATCCAGAACTTCAAGCTCTCGAACAGCTGCAGCGCCGGCAACGGCATGCTGCTCCAGGCCATGGCCGATCAGTTCGGCCTGCCGGTCACGGCCTACGCGGAGAACGCCTTCAAGGCGGAGCTCGCGCCGAAGTTCTCCTACGGCTGCGCGGTGTTCCTGGACACCGATCGGGTGAACTTCCAGAAGGAGGGCTTCCAGAAGGAGGAGCTGCTCGCGGGCCTCGCCCAGGTGCTGCCGAAGAACGTCTGGCAATACGTGGTGCAGATCCCGCGGCTGGCGTCCCTGGGGCGCAAGTTCGTGCTCCAGGGCGGCACGCAGTACAACATGGCGGCCGTAAAGGCGCAGGTCGACTACATCAAGCAGCGCGTCCCGGACGCCGAGGTGTACGTCCACCCCCATACCGGTGAGGCCGGTGCCATCGGCGCCGCGATGGAGACCCTGCGCCGCTTCAAGCGCAGCGGCACCTCGCGCTTCATCGGCGTGGAGGGCCTGCTCGCCCTGGACTACACCACCAAGAACGACGAAGAGACGGTGTGTCACTTCTGCGCCAACGAGTGCAAGCGCACCTTCATCGACGCCAAGCGCCCGGACGGCTCGACCGCGCGCTACATCTCCGGCTTTTCTTGCGAGAAGGGCACCGTCGAGAGCAAGGAGGCGATGCTCTCGCTGGTCGCCGAGCGCAAGAAGATCGCCGCCGCCTTCCCCAACCTGGTGGAGTACGAGGCGCGGCGCGCGTTCCAGCACTTCTACGAGCCGGAGCCGATGCCCGAGGCGGGCTCACCGCTCGAGGACGTGCGCGTCAAGCGCGGCCTCCTGCGCGTGAAGCGCGAGACCTTCACGCGCCCGTTCCAGCGCTCCAGCCGCGAGGCCTGGGAGGCGCGCAAGCGCGCGCGCATCGGCATGCCGCGCGTGCTCAACATGTACTCCACCGCCCCGTTCTTCCGCACCTACTTCGAGGCGCTGGGCGTGCCCAAGCAGAACGTGGTGTTCAGCGAGCCGACCAACGAGGAGATGTGGGTCGAGGGCGGGAAATACGGCTCCGTGGATCCCTGCTTCCCCAGCAAGGTGGTGCAGGCGCACGTCCACAACCTGCTCTTCCGCAAGCACGAGCCGGAGCGGGACAAGCCGCTGACGCACATCTTCTTCCCCATCCTCACGCACGTGCCGAACTTCGTGAAGGACACGATGGACAACGCCTCGTGCCCCATCGTGGCCGGCACGCCGGACGTGATGAAGGCGGCCTTCACCAAGGAGGTCGATTTCTTCGCGCAGCGCGGCATCGAGTACCTGGACCCGGCGCTCTCGTTCACCGAGCCGACCTTGCTCGCCAAGCGGATGTTCGAGACCTGGGGACCGTGCCTGGGCCTGACGGAGGACGAGAGCGATCACGCCGCCCGCGAAGGCTGGAAGGCGCTCCAGGCGTTCGAGGACGACCTCCAGGACAAGGGCCTCGCCATCCTCGAGACCGTCGAGCACGAGGACCGCATCGCCATCCTGGTGATCAACCGGCCCTATCACTCCGACCCCGGCCTGAACCACGGCATCCCGGAAGAGTTCCAGGTGCTCGGCTACCCGATCCTGAGCATCCGCTCGATCCCCAAGGACCCGAAGTGGCTGGGTCGCTTCTTCGAGAAGGATCTGAACGACGGCCGCATGAAGCACCCGCTCGAGCTCGGCCACGTCTGGCCCGAGAACTACTCGGCCAACAGCACCCAGAAGGTCTGGGCGGCGACCTTCGCCGCGCGCCACCCGAACGTCGCGGTGCTCGATCTCTCGAGCTTCAAGTGCGGCCACGACGCGCCGACCTACGGCCTCATCGACACCATCTTGCAGACCGCCAAGACCCCGGCGGCAGCGCTGCACGACCTGGACGCCAACAAGCCCGGCGGCAGCATCAAGATCCGCGTCAAGACCTACGCCCACTCGCTGCGCTTGCAGCAGGAGCGGCTGGAAGACTTGTCCAGCAAGCGCCGGGAGCTCGAGGTCGCCATCGACAGGAAGCGCCTGGAGCTGCTCGAGCTCAAGCGCCGCCAGCTCGACGCCCTGAAGCGCACGGATCCGTCCTTGAACGACCAGATCGAGGAGCTAGGGGCGAAGCTCCGCGCGTACGAGGCGCCGCCCTTGCCCGTGGAGCTGCCCAAGAACGTCGTCCGCCTCGGCAAGAAGCAAGACGGTCGGGTGGTGCCGGTCCAGAACGCCCCCACCGCCATCCCCGCCGAATGA
- a CDS encoding class I SAM-dependent methyltransferase → MSNKTLAVTDRIHDYLLRTTVREPAVLAELREETMRLPMARMQIAPEQGQLMGLLVELCSAKRAIEVGVFTGYSAIAVALALPDDGRLIACDVNEEWTSIARRYFGRAGVEHKIELRLRPALETLDELLARGQAGTFDFAFIDADKENYAEYYERCLSLLRVGGLVAVDNALWSGDVADPEKDDAETQAIRALNQKVAADPRVTMSLLPIGDGLLLARKR, encoded by the coding sequence GTGTCGAACAAGACCCTGGCCGTGACCGATCGCATCCACGACTACCTGCTCCGAACCACGGTGCGCGAGCCGGCCGTTCTGGCAGAGCTCCGCGAAGAGACGATGCGCCTGCCCATGGCGCGCATGCAGATCGCGCCGGAGCAAGGCCAGCTCATGGGTCTCTTGGTCGAGCTCTGCTCGGCGAAGCGCGCCATCGAGGTCGGCGTCTTCACCGGCTACAGCGCCATCGCGGTGGCCCTGGCCCTGCCCGACGACGGACGCCTGATCGCCTGCGACGTGAACGAGGAGTGGACCAGCATCGCGCGGCGCTACTTCGGCCGCGCCGGCGTCGAGCACAAGATCGAGCTCCGTCTCCGGCCCGCGCTCGAGACCCTGGACGAGCTGCTCGCGCGCGGGCAGGCCGGCACCTTCGACTTCGCCTTCATCGACGCCGACAAGGAGAACTACGCGGAGTACTACGAGCGCTGCCTGAGCTTGCTCCGGGTAGGCGGTCTCGTCGCGGTGGACAACGCGCTCTGGAGCGGCGACGTCGCAGATCCCGAGAAGGACGACGCCGAGACGCAGGCCATCCGCGCGCTGAACCAGAAGGTGGCGGCCGACCCGCGCGTGACGATGAGCCTCCTGCCCATCGGGGACGGGCTGCTCTTGGCAAGGAAGAGGTAG
- a CDS encoding TetR/AcrR family transcriptional regulator gives MARAREKKRDSAAVRGRGKHRTAASKAERRSHILAAARDVFAKRGYHQATIDDIVAETGVARGTFYLYFEDKRAVFSDLMDRFFTALTMAINRIDVAPSAAPVAEQARANIRAIIGMCLSDRAMTKILLSDAHGVDPAFDRKLATFYDAVVQLLTDSLRDGQKLGIVADGEPRVMAYLTIGALKELLYQAVTLGLAEESAEVLTSQIFDFVSQGYLRVHPREPRGRKAR, from the coding sequence ATGGCCCGCGCACGAGAGAAGAAACGCGACTCCGCCGCGGTCCGCGGGCGTGGCAAGCACCGGACGGCGGCCTCCAAGGCCGAGCGCCGCTCGCACATCCTGGCCGCGGCCCGCGACGTGTTCGCGAAGCGCGGCTACCACCAGGCCACCATCGACGACATCGTCGCCGAGACCGGGGTCGCCCGCGGCACCTTCTACCTGTACTTCGAGGACAAGCGCGCGGTGTTCTCGGATCTGATGGACCGCTTCTTCACCGCGCTGACCATGGCCATCAACCGCATCGACGTCGCGCCCTCGGCGGCGCCCGTCGCCGAGCAGGCCCGCGCCAACATCCGCGCCATCATCGGCATGTGCCTGTCCGACCGAGCGATGACCAAGATCCTGCTCTCCGACGCGCACGGCGTCGATCCCGCGTTCGACCGCAAGCTCGCCACCTTCTACGACGCGGTCGTGCAGCTCTTGACCGACAGCCTGCGCGACGGCCAGAAGCTCGGCATCGTGGCCGACGGCGAGCCTCGTGTCATGGCGTACCTGACCATCGGCGCGCTCAAGGAGCTGCTCTACCAGGCGGTCACGCTGGGGCTCGCCGAAGAGAGCGCGGAGGTCCTGACCTCGCAGATCTTCGACTTCGTGAGCCAGGGGTACCTGCGGGTCCATCCAAGGGAGCCCCGCGGGCGGAAGGCGCGCTGA
- a CDS encoding 2-hydroxyglutaryl-CoA dehydratase — translation MTQSVSFDPPKKRLPLADLDLDAELARFESEERARLGLEDRERWVEDMANLSFKKSERGKVTLLVGGLTMAHDFFVEGALKHVGYSVLALDAPDNEALRYGKEFGNRGQCNPTYFTVGNLVKFLVHLRDDKGMSAREIIDRYVFVTAGACGPCRFGMYVTEYRKALRDAGFEGFRVMLFQQQGGLSQATGEESGLELNPKFFLALIKALLAGDVLNAVGYRIRPYELEAGATDRALEQSKRICYDALSNGTSILRALYRSRQILGQVAVDRTRVKPRVAIIGEFWAMTTEGDGNYQLQRFLEGEGAEVDIQLVTAWLLYNIWEVTWDTENRAELRAEDGGRFGLSGLGEYGAAKRKVSLWAADKALRLVFHTYAWCGGLHDYHLPNMNEVADAAMPHYNNDLRGGEGHMEVGKLILNVVKQKATMTLSVKPFGCMPSGSVSDGVQSLITERYPGTIYCAVETSGDGAVNFYSRVQMYLFKARQAAEAEVAAALAANGLDGDGLRAFLAARPRLSAALHRSPHAGACTATDLVHEAAYLKSTPLWRRAARRLDAGARGVAKGLGRGVSALPKAASLSVRAVAELGEIARDNGPAALDETMAKAKARLIEVAFGLKSDSGSSIAAAAG, via the coding sequence ATGACCCAGTCCGTATCCTTCGATCCTCCCAAGAAGCGCCTCCCCCTCGCCGACCTCGACCTGGACGCAGAGCTCGCGCGCTTCGAGTCCGAAGAGCGCGCCCGGCTCGGCCTCGAAGACCGCGAGCGCTGGGTCGAGGACATGGCGAACCTGAGCTTCAAGAAGAGCGAGCGCGGCAAGGTCACGCTCCTGGTCGGCGGCCTGACCATGGCGCACGACTTCTTCGTGGAAGGCGCGCTGAAGCACGTCGGCTACTCGGTGCTGGCCCTCGACGCCCCGGACAACGAGGCGCTCCGCTACGGCAAGGAGTTCGGCAACCGCGGCCAGTGCAATCCGACCTATTTCACGGTGGGGAACCTGGTGAAGTTCCTGGTCCACCTGCGCGACGACAAGGGCATGAGCGCCCGGGAGATCATCGACCGCTACGTGTTCGTCACTGCGGGCGCCTGCGGCCCCTGCCGTTTCGGCATGTACGTGACCGAGTACAGGAAGGCGCTCCGCGACGCGGGCTTCGAGGGCTTCCGCGTGATGCTGTTCCAGCAGCAGGGCGGGCTCTCGCAGGCCACCGGCGAGGAGAGCGGTCTGGAGCTGAACCCGAAGTTCTTCCTGGCGCTGATCAAGGCGCTGCTCGCCGGTGACGTGCTCAACGCAGTCGGCTACCGCATCCGCCCCTACGAGCTCGAGGCGGGCGCCACGGACCGCGCGCTCGAGCAGTCGAAGCGCATCTGCTACGACGCGCTGTCGAACGGCACGAGCATCCTCCGGGCGCTCTACCGCTCGCGGCAGATCCTCGGTCAGGTGGCCGTGGACCGCACCCGGGTGAAGCCCCGCGTGGCCATCATCGGCGAGTTCTGGGCCATGACGACCGAGGGCGACGGCAACTACCAGCTCCAGCGCTTCCTGGAGGGCGAAGGCGCCGAGGTGGACATCCAGCTGGTCACCGCCTGGCTGCTCTACAACATCTGGGAGGTCACCTGGGACACGGAGAACCGCGCCGAGCTGCGCGCCGAGGACGGCGGGCGCTTCGGCCTCAGCGGCCTGGGCGAATACGGCGCCGCGAAGCGCAAGGTGAGCCTCTGGGCCGCCGACAAGGCGCTCCGCCTGGTGTTCCACACCTATGCGTGGTGCGGCGGTCTCCACGACTACCACCTGCCGAACATGAACGAGGTCGCGGACGCGGCCATGCCTCACTACAACAACGACCTGCGCGGCGGTGAGGGCCACATGGAGGTCGGCAAGCTGATCTTGAACGTGGTCAAGCAGAAGGCGACCATGACCCTCAGCGTGAAGCCCTTCGGCTGCATGCCTTCCGGCAGCGTCAGCGACGGCGTGCAGTCGCTGATCACCGAGCGCTACCCCGGCACCATTTACTGCGCCGTGGAGACCAGCGGCGACGGCGCCGTGAACTTCTACTCGCGCGTGCAGATGTACCTGTTCAAGGCGCGCCAGGCGGCGGAGGCGGAGGTCGCCGCCGCGCTCGCTGCGAACGGCCTCGACGGCGACGGGCTCCGCGCCTTTTTGGCCGCGCGCCCGCGCCTGAGCGCCGCGCTGCACCGCTCGCCCCACGCCGGCGCGTGCACCGCGACGGATCTGGTGCACGAGGCGGCCTACTTGAAGAGCACTCCGCTCTGGCGCCGCGCCGCGCGGAGACTCGACGCGGGGGCGCGGGGCGTGGCCAAGGGCCTCGGCCGAGGCGTGTCCGCGCTGCCCAAGGCGGCGTCGCTGTCCGTGCGTGCGGTCGCCGAGCTCGGCGAGATCGCCCGCGACAACGGACCCGCCGCGCTGGACGAGACCATGGCCAAGGCCAAGGCTCGGCTCATCGAGGTGGCGTTCGGCCTGAAGTCCGATTCGGGCTCGTCGATCGCGGCCGCCGCGGGTTGA
- the serB gene encoding phosphoserine phosphatase SerB, producing MPQKHPNDRIVFHVAGPDRPGVTARIAEIVAKENAVLVDIGQSVLHGYLTLSAIVETPPGSAALREILFFASEAGLRLEVTKFEPSTTAREALAPSGLCVTVLGQLADGKAVASITRSMAARGMNILEIRSLSDDDLDGLELLADLPPGPQLKHEELAELRGAFLELGASLGIDLAVQRDDIYRKSKRMVVMDVDSTFVKGEFIDELAGLVGVKEQVAAITARAMRGELDFKSALAERVKLLEGLSMDRARELASRFELTPGAERFVRILKSLGFRVGLVSGGFDFFVEPLKQRFGLDFAFSNELEVQNGVLTGRVQGSIVDGERKCQVLRDMSKVYGCRLEQTVAIGDGANDMLMLKAAGLGIAFRAKPKLQEVADMSLNHHERLDTLLFLMGFHARDLRGVE from the coding sequence ATGCCCCAGAAGCACCCGAACGACCGCATCGTGTTCCACGTCGCAGGCCCCGACCGTCCGGGTGTGACGGCCCGCATCGCGGAGATCGTCGCCAAGGAGAACGCCGTGCTCGTGGACATCGGGCAGAGCGTGCTCCACGGCTACCTGACGCTGTCGGCGATCGTGGAGACACCGCCGGGCTCCGCAGCGCTGCGCGAGATCTTGTTCTTCGCCTCCGAGGCCGGTCTCCGGCTCGAGGTCACCAAGTTCGAGCCCAGCACGACCGCCCGCGAGGCGCTGGCCCCGAGCGGCCTGTGCGTGACGGTGCTGGGCCAGCTGGCGGACGGCAAGGCGGTCGCGAGCATCACCCGGAGCATGGCCGCGCGCGGCATGAACATCCTCGAGATCCGCTCGCTCAGCGACGACGATCTGGACGGGCTCGAGCTCCTGGCGGACCTGCCGCCGGGTCCCCAGCTCAAACACGAGGAGCTGGCGGAGCTCCGGGGCGCGTTCCTGGAGCTCGGCGCCTCGCTGGGCATCGACCTGGCGGTGCAGCGCGACGACATCTACCGGAAAAGCAAGCGGATGGTCGTCATGGACGTGGACTCCACCTTCGTGAAGGGCGAGTTCATCGACGAGCTCGCGGGCCTGGTCGGGGTCAAGGAGCAGGTGGCGGCCATCACCGCCCGCGCCATGCGCGGCGAGCTCGACTTCAAGAGCGCGCTCGCCGAGCGCGTGAAGCTGCTCGAGGGCCTGAGCATGGACCGCGCCCGGGAGCTGGCCTCGCGCTTCGAGCTCACGCCCGGCGCCGAGCGCTTCGTGCGCATCCTCAAGAGCCTGGGCTTCCGCGTGGGGCTGGTGAGCGGCGGCTTCGACTTCTTCGTCGAGCCGCTCAAGCAGCGCTTCGGCCTCGATTTCGCCTTCTCCAACGAGCTCGAAGTGCAAAACGGCGTGCTCACCGGGCGCGTGCAGGGCTCCATCGTGGACGGCGAGCGCAAGTGCCAGGTGCTGCGCGACATGTCCAAGGTGTACGGCTGTCGGCTCGAGCAGACGGTCGCCATCGGCGACGGCGCCAACGACATGCTGATGCTCAAGGCGGCCGGCCTGGGCATCGCGTTCCGCGCCAAGCCCAAGCTGCAAGAGGTGGCGGACATGAGCCTGAACCACCACGAGCGGCTGGACACGCTGCTGTTCCTGATGGGCTTTCACGCGCGCGACCTGCGCGGCGTGGAGTGA